A genomic window from Triticum urartu cultivar G1812 chromosome 7, Tu2.1, whole genome shotgun sequence includes:
- the LOC125523920 gene encoding uncharacterized protein LOC125523920 isoform X2, whose protein sequence is MEKRHREQIWPSAVRRRPTLAIFLLPLCICCLFANLLGRFSTGRHKGGGVMGMEILVLEEEDEQPNTSRNDETRVRREATSRWWWSCSGTLTPRASVKNRSGYNALYVVAREGHHGHA, encoded by the exons ATGGAGAAGCGCCACCGGGAGCAGATCTGGCCGTCAGCGGTAAGGCGGCGCCCCACTCTAGCCATCTTCCTTCTCCCGCTATGCATATGTTGTTTGTTTGCCAATTTATTGGGCAGATTTTCAACTGGAAGACACAAAGGAGGTGGCGTAATGGGCATGGAGATTCTGGtgttggaagaagaagatgagcaGCCAAATACTTCTAG GAATGATGAAACTCGTGTCCGCCGAGAGGCCACCTcgaggtggtggtggagctgctcCGGCACCTTGACGCCCAGGGCGTCGGTGAAGAACAGGTCGGGGTACAATGCCCTGTACGTCGTGGCCAGAGAAGGACATCACG GACACGCGTGA
- the LOC125523920 gene encoding uncharacterized protein LOC125523920 isoform X1, translating to MEKRHREQIWPSAVRRRPTLAIFLLPLCICCLFANLLGRFSTGRHKGGGVMGMEILVLEEEDEQPNTSRNDETRVRREATSRWWWSCSGTLTPRASVKNRSGYNALYVVAREGHHGEFDPDLFAVNCMSLW from the exons ATGGAGAAGCGCCACCGGGAGCAGATCTGGCCGTCAGCGGTAAGGCGGCGCCCCACTCTAGCCATCTTCCTTCTCCCGCTATGCATATGTTGTTTGTTTGCCAATTTATTGGGCAGATTTTCAACTGGAAGACACAAAGGAGGTGGCGTAATGGGCATGGAGATTCTGGtgttggaagaagaagatgagcaGCCAAATACTTCTAG GAATGATGAAACTCGTGTCCGCCGAGAGGCCACCTcgaggtggtggtggagctgctcCGGCACCTTGACGCCCAGGGCGTCGGTGAAGAACAGGTCGGGGTACAATGCCCTGTACGTCGTGGCCAGAGAAGGACATCACGGTGAGTTTGATCCTGACCTCTTTGCTGTGAATTGCATGTCCCTCTGGTAA